A portion of the Planctomycetota bacterium genome contains these proteins:
- a CDS encoding 3D domain-containing protein, with protein sequence MKTRSPRAARAKRVIARLRKWRVPALKAVGAATLVLGVAGSAILAKESGKRPVPLASLSLPEAGGVPIMPVRLVTLGEPRAEAAPTHGEGAWSQADLPPKPEATSEGAQKPDPARADEPGPRLPAGVYSTDPNVRWFNGRPVRPARVMEMVVTAYSPDWRSCGDSADGKTATLHSVETNGHALVAADPKVLPYGSMLTIPGYDNGRIVPVLDCGGAIKGRRLDVLYPTHERARRWGRQKLQVIVWEYADGAPRENPRKER encoded by the coding sequence GTGAAGACTCGATCGCCCCGCGCGGCGCGTGCCAAACGCGTGATTGCGCGGCTCCGGAAGTGGCGGGTGCCGGCGCTCAAGGCCGTCGGCGCGGCAACGCTCGTCCTGGGCGTTGCCGGTTCGGCCATCCTGGCCAAGGAATCGGGCAAGCGGCCTGTGCCGCTGGCATCGTTGTCGCTGCCGGAAGCGGGCGGCGTGCCGATCATGCCGGTGCGGCTGGTGACGCTGGGCGAGCCGCGTGCGGAAGCCGCACCGACGCACGGCGAAGGGGCGTGGTCGCAGGCCGATCTGCCTCCCAAGCCCGAGGCGACTTCCGAAGGCGCGCAGAAGCCAGACCCAGCCCGGGCCGACGAGCCGGGGCCGCGGCTGCCCGCGGGCGTGTACAGCACCGACCCGAACGTGCGGTGGTTCAACGGGCGTCCCGTGCGCCCGGCGCGCGTGATGGAGATGGTGGTGACGGCGTACTCGCCGGACTGGCGCTCGTGCGGCGATTCGGCCGACGGGAAGACCGCCACGCTGCACTCGGTGGAGACGAACGGGCACGCGCTGGTCGCGGCGGACCCGAAGGTCCTGCCGTACGGCTCGATGCTGACGATCCCCGGGTACGACAACGGGCGGATCGTGCCGGTGCTGGACTGCGGCGGGGCGATCAAGGGCCGCCGCCTGGATGTGCTGTACCCGACGCATGAGCGGGCACGTCGCTGGGGGCGGCAGAAGCTGCAGGTCATCGTGTGGGAATACGCCGACGGGGCCCCGCGCGAGAACCCCCGGAAAGAGCGGTAG